In the genome of Mytilus edulis chromosome 3, xbMytEdul2.2, whole genome shotgun sequence, one region contains:
- the LOC139515828 gene encoding uncharacterized protein produces the protein MMTCVLPMNPIYNKHVGFNEEPGDFGGYNWIPNRLADCTCRIENHSTMCRKSVAKTGSYVDENKNEVEMKIEFDGIDRQNNKRKSGIDCDDLDNVPHKKIHKKSVDCVLEKPPTKRISPFLNTPKERKEERRKVLKITVQKLKLIDDPEHFLRRSVLINNTLKKVQKEIRDEKAKSYQGYKSAFYRSCDVSYLQWENQASAQFNNDDPLTKRLEEEDSCKLSNDSDNYNNNNNDIENKSDNIIMENLHEKSCADSHDSDIDTVFHSLIRVLDET, from the exons ATGATGACTTGTGTGTTACCGATGAACCCTATATACAATAAACATGTTGGATTTAATGAGGAACCTGGAGATTTTGGGGGATATAACTGGATTCCGAACAGATTAGCAGACTGTACCTGCAGAATCGAAAACCACTCAACAATGTGCAGAAAATCTGTGGCAAAAACAG GCTCATACGTTGATGAAAACAAGAATGAAGTCGAGATGAAGATTGAATTCGATGGAATAGACAGACAAAATAATAAAAGGAAGTCTGGAATTGATTGTGATGATTTAGATAATGTTCCACATAAAAAGATTCATAAAAAGTCGGTTGATTGCGTGTTGGAAAAACCTCCAACAAAAAGGATATCGCCATTTCTGAATACCCCCAAGGAAAGGAAGGAAGAAAGAAGGAAAGTACTAAAAATAACAGTGCAGAAACTGAAACTTATAGATGACCCTGAACATTTCTTAAGAAGGTCGGTTCTAATAAACAATACTCTCAAGAAAGTGCAAAAGGAAATTAGAGACGAAAAAGCAAAAAGTTATCAAGGATACAAGTCAGCCTTCTATAGATCATGTGATGTTAGTTATTTGCAATGGGAAAATCAAGCGAGTGCACAATTCAATAACGATGATCCTTTGACAAAACGTTTAGAAGAAGAAGATTCATGCAAACTTTCCAATGACTCGgacaattataataataataataatgatatagaAAACAAATCGGACAATATTATCATGGAAAATCTTCATGAAAAATCGTGTGCTGACAGTCATGATAGTGATATAGACACCGTATTTCATAGCTTGATACGAGTGCTAGACGAGACGTAA